A single genomic interval of Spirosoma linguale DSM 74 harbors:
- a CDS encoding Rubredoxin-type Fe(Cys)4 protein (PFAM: Rubredoxin-type Fe(Cys)4 protein~KEGG: rpc:RPC_3765 rubredoxin-type Fe(Cys)4 protein): MRDYYTLKVNMPAGIVSPGALQTVLRLAYDAKVRKVRFGARQQLLMTVHYEDMRFLEKDLKQHQISYELNTEQYPNIISSYCGEDVFRTGAWLRESEYHTVLDQFDYQPRLKVNLSDSNQSFTPFFTGNLNFIASPEPHFWYLYVRPKQTNLLFRWPQLIYTNDIGRLAKAVEEAMLAQDFQGEEALYKAVTANQHFITQPAMQEVELPEFSLPYYEGFNRYGERSWLGLYRRDEQFTIAFLLDVCALCLKTRIGEICATPWKSLIIKGIEAKDRTAWSYVLGKHNINVRHAANELAWQTEDHTDEGRALKHYVIRNFEKNDTRTFGLCFGVQTRAKSEVFGSVLIRKRPLIQLGQLALFSVYDLYYTENFNPNSRTYHVFEKGLFRMHVPNQLNRLCRKFNARWSQDRTETTWVETEKPEPAPGIEATVYQCPHCFTVYDEQYGDARHGSARHGNARQSIPAGTPFSQLPAEYTCATCDAPKQDMKAVQLATLAAGT; the protein is encoded by the coding sequence ATGCGCGATTACTATACCCTGAAAGTCAATATGCCCGCCGGGATTGTGTCGCCGGGGGCGCTGCAAACCGTGTTGCGGCTGGCTTACGACGCCAAAGTTCGGAAAGTGCGCTTTGGAGCCCGTCAGCAGTTGCTCATGACGGTGCATTATGAAGACATGCGGTTTCTGGAAAAAGACCTCAAACAACACCAGATCTCGTATGAACTGAATACGGAGCAGTATCCAAACATCATCAGTTCCTATTGTGGCGAAGATGTGTTCCGGACGGGGGCCTGGCTGCGGGAAAGTGAGTACCATACCGTGCTCGACCAGTTCGATTACCAGCCCCGACTGAAGGTCAATCTGTCGGATTCCAATCAGAGCTTTACGCCGTTCTTTACAGGTAATCTGAATTTCATTGCCTCGCCGGAACCGCATTTCTGGTATTTGTACGTTCGTCCGAAACAGACCAATCTATTATTCCGGTGGCCGCAATTGATTTATACCAACGACATTGGCCGACTGGCTAAAGCCGTTGAAGAGGCCATGCTGGCGCAGGATTTTCAGGGCGAAGAAGCTTTATACAAAGCGGTTACGGCGAACCAGCACTTCATCACCCAACCGGCTATGCAGGAGGTGGAACTACCCGAGTTCTCGTTGCCGTATTACGAGGGCTTCAACCGCTATGGCGAACGGTCGTGGCTGGGGCTTTATCGTCGGGATGAGCAGTTTACGATTGCTTTCCTGCTCGATGTCTGCGCCCTATGCCTAAAAACCCGCATCGGCGAAATATGCGCTACGCCCTGGAAATCGCTCATTATTAAAGGGATCGAAGCCAAAGACCGGACGGCCTGGTCGTATGTATTAGGTAAGCACAACATCAACGTACGCCACGCGGCCAATGAACTCGCCTGGCAAACGGAAGACCATACCGACGAAGGAAGGGCGCTGAAGCATTACGTAATTCGGAATTTCGAGAAGAATGACACCCGGACGTTTGGGCTTTGCTTCGGCGTACAGACCCGCGCCAAGTCAGAAGTGTTCGGCTCGGTGCTGATCCGGAAACGTCCGTTGATACAATTGGGTCAATTGGCTCTGTTCAGCGTGTATGATCTGTATTATACCGAGAATTTTAACCCGAATAGCCGAACCTACCATGTTTTTGAGAAAGGGTTGTTCCGCATGCATGTTCCGAACCAGCTCAACCGGTTGTGCCGCAAATTCAATGCCCGCTGGTCGCAGGACCGCACCGAAACGACATGGGTCGAAACTGAAAAACCAGAGCCTGCGCCGGGTATTGAGGCCACCGTATACCAGTGCCCACATTGCTTTACTGTCTATGACGAACAATACGGCGATGCCCGGCATGGAAGTGCCCGGCATGGAAATGCCCGGCAAAGCATCCCGGCCGGTACCCCTTTTAGCCAGCTACCTGCGGAGTACACCTGTGCCACCTGCGACGCACCGAAGCAGGATATGAAGGCGGTACAACTGGCGACATTGGCGGCTGGGACATAG